The Phragmites australis chromosome 1, lpPhrAust1.1, whole genome shotgun sequence genomic interval ACATGTGTGGAGGTGGGAGagataagaccatctccaatcatattccctttattttgttcccttcccgattcccttctccattcccattccctttattttctcttatctccaacagcttcccttcgagaggaatcacaaagggaaaggagagaacccgtcctggagggaatgaccctgggaatcccgtcgtgaagggaaccgtgaagggaaaccgttgaagcactgaagggaacgaaaattccttcacgATGGGATTTTGGTCCCCGAAGGGAAGCCGTTGGGGCTAGCCTAAGTGTTTGCCGGTTTGGGCTTGTGGTGCAGGGTTTCGCAAGGAGGTTAAGTTTGGTGCAAGCCCGGGTCACACGACAAGCAATGAGGCACTGTGTAACTAGCCGAGAAGTGCTGCGTCGCACGAGAACTCAAAACACAATCATGAGAGACCAAGTGAAATATGCTTACAGCCGAAGCAATTAGCTACAGTAATGGGAGTTTAATAACGTGTGGATCATCAAGCGTGTGATACGATGTTTCCGGTATGCATTCTTGTCTTCCAAAATGCAGgccaaaatctaaaattagataacataccTGAGCGTatttgccgaaatagataatatgtagttgtatttattaatttagcattcgtattcggcacacggtgtaccgaaaatagatttttggtataccgtgtaccgaaaaagtgttttccggcacatggtgtgccgaatacgacactgttgcccatattcggcacaccgtgtgccgaaaatgaacTGTAtttggtgtgccgaatacaggcaacagtgccgtattcggcacaccgtgtgctgaaaACACTTTTTCAGTACACGGTCATGTCATATTTGCTTTTTCCGTGCACGATCATGTCGGTACTAAATAAAGAGTTTTCGGCACATGGTATACCGAATACCGCACTGTTGCCCGTATTCGACCTGCCGAATACGATCTATTTTTTGCATATGGTATACCAAATACGTGCAACAGTACCGTATTCGATACATTATATACTAAATACGGatactaaattaataaatacgactatatattatctatttcgacaAATACACTcacatatattatctaattttggatttttatgTCGAAATGCAAGGTACTCACTGTACACAAGTTTGCGGGGTAAGCACTGTTTATGCTTTTCTAGGTGCATGTATGTCCTCACGCTACGAAACAGGAGTAGGAcccctagctagctagctagtgcCTAGTGCCATCTTTTTGGAGCTAGTAGTGATAGGATACTCCATGTAGGATGGTCAAGGTTCCAACGCTAACGGTGGACAGGAAGACTAGGAAGAAGGCCATTGTCCCTACGTAGTATCCTAGGAGTAGTATTTGCTGATGATGGATGAATGGTGACTAGGGCTCCACCTCCCAACACGCGTGGCACACGCAGGCCACCGTCTCTCACCTGTTTATTCAGAGCCATGTTACTCTACCGTAGAAGCAAACTTTTTGACAGAGAACTCGGGAGTAGAGTACTGGCTGACAGGGGCCCTGTGTTGAAtcacccccaaaaaaaaaaggaagaaaccaGGCCCACTGTCAGTAGCAACCCATAGATTGCACGCAGTATGAACTACTACTTCGCACACGTAGCTCTCATTATCAGTATATTATCACACTCGGAATCTGGGTGCTACTGCGATTTAAGGTACAGTGCCTCCAGAAAAAATGGagcctttctttctttctccatTTCAAATTTGGTTTGAGCTTTAGACGCCTCAGAAGGGGACAGCCCGTATGGGTCGCCCTGCCCGTCCGTACAGCCTCCGGCTTTAACAAATCCTCGTGCTGCCTCCTCCCTAGCTTGCCCATTCATGTGTTGTAGTACTCCCCACAGATTAGTTATTGAAGCGGTGTCGAGTGGATGCATCTGCATGCGGCTCGCGTAGTACATATCATTACGGACTAAAGTTTACTGGGGTTAGATCTCGATCGATCGACCTCCCTAGATCATTGGCAGCTTAAGCTTTTTAATCTGGGTGTTACGTCCTTGTAGTTGGTACATTGGGTTGAATGCTGGAGTACGGTTCTTTTAGCCTTCAACTTTGTGTACTGTGGAAACAGTGGCACACGCGGACCAGCTGGTTCGTCGGAACTGCAATCTTTGATGAAGCACCAGCAGGGGGCGATGAAACGGCTTTTTGAATGGGATATTTCGAAGTAGTGTGTGCGTCACCACCATCTCAAATATACAGTATTTATTTGGCCATCAAATTTATGTTTAGTAGAGGTCAAAGGCCGGAGCCACGATTGAGCTCAGGTGTAGCAACacgtcctttttttttttacggcGCTTTCTTACAGCGTGATCTTTGTTTGAGAGGGACGTGAGACGGGAGCTCCAACTCTATCGATTCGGTTCTATTCGGAAGCGTTGTCATCGAGCTCCATACTCGTTCGTGTAAGAGCCACTCTAGTTAAAATTTGTAGAAAGAATACATAGGTAGATCATGAAAAACTATGTTCATACAAAATTTTGGGGAAAAAGGGTTGAACATTTGTTTGCTTTAAAGAAAGACTAATAACTTGTCTGAAATTTGTGAAACACAATTTGTGTATAGCACACATATGATCAACTTTTCCCGCACCGCAAACTTTTGTGTGTCAAACATAGCTGTCTGTGTGTCATGAGCTACATGTATGTACTTCTCTTTAACAATTTTTGGAAGTGCACGCATCCTTCAACGATTTTGAGGTGGCTCTTACTAAAGTTATCCTAGTTACGGAATAGTACTGCTGCAAAGTTGGGAATGGGCAACCTGCATAAACCTTTTTTATTAGTACAGCATAAAATCTTGGCAACTCTAATGCATGCACCGGTTTTTTATAGGATAATGTATGCACCCAACTAGTCGTTCAATGTAAATGACACGATATTTTGAACGAGACATGCAGATGCTACTCCATTTCGGGTGTTGCGCGAATGAACAAGCTCACCTTGTCTAATGCCACGTAAGACGGACGACATGCGTCGACCGCTGGGCCAACGCAGcagctctatgacgcgtaacgCTCCGGGCCACGAATGGGGGGACTTGACTCGCTGCGCCTCGGAAAAGAAGCGCGAGGGGCGCAGCACAGCACACTGCAGAGAGGCGCTGCGCGCGTTGGATCAGCCATGCACGGGCGACCAGGGGAGCGGCAGGCGGCAGCAGATAGCATCGGGAGTCGTACCATTTCAAAACGGGACAAAATGGCATGCATGGCAGGTAGCAGCGGCAGGCAGCAAATGGATGGATGGGTCGCCCGAACACCGCGACGAGCAGTGCAGGGTAGAGCAGAGCAGAAGCATAAACGAGCCTCGAGACCACCACGCATTGATCACGCCCGGTCCGGGCATGGCCGTGCGTCGCGTGGTTTACGGGGGCGGTGCGCTTGCGCTGCCCCCAACGGCCGGCGGTGCTCTGCCTCTGCTCGTCCTCTTCCGTTTGCTGCGCCCGCTTCTCGTTCTCTCGGGCGGCGCGGTGGTGGGTGCCACGCCGGGATAGCCGTTTCCTGTCCCAGCCGCGGCTCCGGGctttttggttttcttttccTAGTTGGGATCGGCAACACTTGGAAtcctgtttttctttttcccaaaTGGCGGTGAAGCGCGAGTTCCCAAATCCCAATTGCTTGCGTGAATCGTGGAGTAGTAGGTGTTAACCTTGTACCGCGCCAACACGTACGCGGCCTTGTTGCTACTTCAATCTCTCTGCGCGAAGCATTGTGTTTGACAAATTTGATCCTACAACGAGCAGCTCCTCTAAGAACATTGGCCAACAGTGTGACTCTGAGCTTAGTCGATATTAgaacagaaaaaaataaaacaggCATTTGTGAAGACAAGAATGAATCTATGTAACAAAGATATCTGTAAAAGATATACAACAATCATACATATCTTACTCGATCTAGTGTGTATTATAACCACTCGAATTAGGAtataaaaataaagtaaaaaaattatattaaataaaaaactatcCTCTATATGCGAAATATTCTAGATACGATAGATTGGAAAGGTTACGTCTAAAGTAGCATAAGTATGATACGTCCAAATTTATTCGACTATAAAATTAAGGGAGGAGGGCATGAAAGAGATAAGCCTTTCTGACAATCACAAATCTTCAACTCGTGTCTTCAAATCTACGGAGCTGCAAGACTCAAAACAAGCCTAATCAGGTAGAATCTTCAACATCCATTGAAAACCAGCAAACCTCATCCAACTAAGGTTTTAGCGGTAAGAATATAGAGAAATCCGTCTAATTTTTTAGACTAAATTTGTACACACCTCGCTGGCTGCGAAAGCATCACCCTGGGTAAAGAAAGCTCCAAACCAACATTCATGGCGATATGAACTGTACTGATGGAAACGTGACCCGCTGGGTTGGTGGCTCTGCTCCACCTGATTTACAGTACACTGTGCAACGAAGAGTGGGCTGGGCTGTTCAATCCAACCTGACCTGACCATATGCGAATGTCAAAAGCCACGCGGTGCCATTGCAGCGCGTCCCCTCCGGATCCCACGCCTGCCGTCCTGTGTCTCCAGGGACACAGGGTCCGGCTCACCAAACCCGTGCGGTGGATCGCCGCCGGCCGGCGCCACCAGTAGTGAAGTGAAAGCTGCAGAGAGAGGGCGGGCCACGTGAGCGCCTCACGATTACCGGCTCATTTCTGGGGTGCCGCAACCACCAACAGCGCCCATCCCACCGGTATTATTGCCCAGGCGCGGCCACACTCGCAAGGCTGCAGCGGCAGATGCAGctcggcatgcatgcatgtccatctctctctctttctttctccctcAGAATCTCCAAAAGTTGGGCTTGGGTAGGGCTTCTGCTGGCACTGTGCTTGTTCCTTTCACGGCTAGTTTTCACATTGCCCCAGATATCATATCATAGAACTCCCATACGGTGATGAGTGATTGAACCGAGGTCTGGAACGAGCTAGCAGCAGGCAGTAACAAGAGTTAGAAGGCACTCCTCATCTGCATGAACGACCTTTGGTGAAGAGAAGGGCTCTCTTCAGTCTTCCTTGCATATTTGGCAATTCAGCTGAACAGGGCTGACTACTTGAAGTAGATCCAACTAGGTAGTAAAAAGTATACCTACAGTAGTAGTACTACTAGCAGAATCACGAGCTATACCCTGCGGTTAAAGTGAAGGGAATGGAAGGCAGAAAAAGCGCCGAAaattctctccttttctccctTTGTAACTTTGAACTGTACTGGCATTCCATCGTGCTGGCAAAATGGGTGCGCGCCGTGCATGATTGGAGTTTGTACGTGTGTACAGTGAAAACGCATGGGTACCGCGTGCTCGCGCAGAGGACGGCAATCATCTCTCATCTCGCGACACCGGATTTACAGCTAAAGCCTAAAGGCCTCTGATAACCTCACCTACTTCACTTCACTTTCTTTTAGTAGTAGATAAACGCAGCTTTGAAGGTTTGAACGCAACGTGTTCCTCCCTCGGATCATAGCAAAGCAAAACTTAGTACACTAATCGATTGATTCGATTCTCTTAACACCAGAAGAAATCTCATCGTCAGACGAGTACGTACGCACGGCTGCGAAAAAAGACGAGTACACGCCAATGCATTACAGCCAACGCGACACGATAAAGCATTGTATGTCTAATCTctatccaaataattttttcatgaaaacaAAACTACGGCACAATCTTTCTGCTGATGTTAAAGAAAAATGCGTTTGAAATTACCGAAGGAACAGATAGGCACAGGCAATTAAAAGTTTTAAGATTTTTCAACATGGCAAAAGAGCTGCAAAGAAACATTTGCATGCACAAGAGCAATCCAACAAGGAACTGCTGCATTGAGATCATTGCCTTGCCCGACGCAGAGCATTACAGGCACCGTACCAGTTCTTACTGGTAGAATGGGGCGTGCCATTGGCACGCCAGCAGCTAAAACAGTGAGTTGTTGCCACGTAAATAAAATTGCTGCGAAGTAACTGTAAAATTAGTTCATACATAAAAGAAGCATATATAATAGACTGACACTCAAGTCTGGTATTGTGTGGGTTCCTAAACAGCAAGTAAGCATGCGGTGCTAAGACTAACAGGTAAATGCTGCACAGCAAAATCAGCATGAACATACATGCAACCTATCTAGTGTTCCTGCTGCTTCAGAGTTCGAATGCATAAGCTGAATACATCAACAGGTTATCTATCACAGTAGCTATTATATTGTGTATACTATCAGCATACATACCACTTCTTATTTAACACAGTCTAGGCCAGTGAACAAGCTTTATATTAGATGAAGGAAAGAAAGCCAAATTCATATTTTTGCCATCACTTTTAAATTTCTAATCAGGTACAAAATAAGCTTTGGTAAGTAAGTCGTATAAGATTCATATCCGAGTCTTACATGAGCAACGATCAAAACAAGGTCTACACAATGTATTTCACTGTCATCTGTGCCTCCATATGATAGTCCCACATTCGTGATACCCTTGCAAAGGCACTCCAAGGCCTACTTAGCGTGATTATATCTTTTAACATATATATCGATATCTGCATTGTAAAAGAATGATAAGAATAAGCTAGCTTTAGGCAATGGCAGCTTGTAGAGCACAGAAATATTAGCATATACTACCTTTATGAAGAATTAAAATGACAATCAAACAGTGAAATGTGACGTGGTAATACAGCATAGATGTGCATTACTGTGTACACCATGATCAACTGAATCAACATGAAGGAACTTGCACACTAATTTTCTTACAAGAAAATAAAGTTCATTCAAATATCTGTATCTGACAGAGTGTCCTATGTTACACTAACCTAACGTAAAGGCTACAGAAAATTGAATTCAAGGTAAATAATCTGGGGATGTATTATAGGAAGCATGTCGATAGCTTTGTCAATAAGTAATTCTAAACCTTCTGGAGTTGGTTCTGTAAGTGCAAGTATTACTATGACGCCCTAGAACCTCAAAACGCAAGAGCGATTTGCAGAGAACCAAAAAATTATCTAATATTGGAACTGGCTGCATAAGATAGCTGCTGAAAGcctgaaataaataaataagacttagaaaataaattataaacaTCAACATGAGATAACAATATTTTTATTAGGTTCATCATGCTCTCAGAATTTATCAGATTTATTGGatgcatttttatttatttgacttTATTTGAATTACTGAACAACAGaaaatgaaaggaataaaaAGAATCCAAAAAAATCCTTTCGGGCCGAAGCCCACTTCGACGGCCGTTCTTTTCTCTTCTGGGCCGAAGCCGAGCCGGCCTTTCCTTTCTCCGCGGGCCGCCGTCACCATCTTCCTCTGGGCCGAAGACAACCCATCGCATGCGACGCATCAATTGGGCCGCAGACCAGCTTGGCCTACCCTCTCTCCCAgccgcccctccctctctctgcacATGGGGCCCAGTCGTCAGTGCCTTCTTCAACCTCGAGCCGAAGCCTTCCGACGCGGCCTCGCCGTCTACCCCGGTCTCCCCCTCCGCCACGACGTCgcaaaaaaatttgcaaaaaactttttatgaaaatttttTATGCGATTCATTTCGCAAGTTTTTTTCCACAAATTATCGAATGGGAAAAGGCTACTGCACTCTTGCTTGAACGGGAAGAACGGAAAGAGAGCTTACCAAAAACGGCAAAAGACGGGGAGTAGTCTACTTGCCACAGATGGGTTGTCGGAGGGTGCGCGAGAGGAGCTCCTAGCTCGCACGCGCTAATGATCACGCCCCCTAGTTTTGAAATCCATATATGACGAGGTATAAGGTTTAAGTGGCtattctttttcccttttccgGTAGCAGTAACGAGAGTCCGAGTGGCTCACCTGCGTGAAACAAACTTTTGGTGCAGGGTATAACTAGAAATGTCGAATGCAGCATGGACACGGATATGAGTATCGAaatctaattcaaattcaaatatctaatttggtaaaaaaaaaatctaaacacataaaatataatttagaaTCTGATATAGGTGTCGGAATCAGACTCGTATTTAGAATTACGATTCGGCACAAATTTTTTTGAACAGGGTCCGGTAACACTGATCATATGTCAATCGCTCTCTTCAGTCTTCGATCGTAGCacatttgagcatttgagttgaACAGGGACGAGTGAATTCAACCAAGCACAGGCAAACATTGCTACACCAGTAAAATCTCACGCGACAACCAGTCGGTTAAGGCCAAGGGAATGAAAGGCAAAGGCGCGTcgaaaattctctcttttttagcTGTCAAGTGCTCAAGTAGCATATACTGGTCACTGGAGTATAAATGGGCGCGCACTGTGCATGAATTGTAACACCCCGAAATTTTATCCTCAAAATTTTTGCtaagaaaataaaacaaataaagaactgaaaaaagaagaaagaaaaagaaaaaatcccTTCCCTTGGCCCTCTTtgtctccctccctctctcttggctTCCTTTCCCCTGAGTCGGCCCGATCCAACCCCCTCTTCTTTAACCCAGtcctagggatggcaatgggtctaGACCTATCGGGTTGTACCACcccgtatccgtatccgtatccgtGTGAAAAAATTACGCCTGCTATAATACCCATACCCGCACACGGGTACGAAATTTATCCATACCCATACCCGTGCGGGTAACGGGTACCCGACGGGTTACCCACACCTGAAAACTCACACTCAACGATTGGGAGGGGGTACAGAGGGtgaggcgacggcggcggcagagAGGGGTGACGGAGGAGGAAGCAACGGCGGCGGAAGCCACTGGGAGGGGCGGTAGAAGCCCACCTAGGCCCAACTAGCCCGATTGGGTACACAGGTACGAGTAGTAGGAGAACGGGTACGGGTACGGGTAGTAGGAGAACGGATCCGTACCCGCTCCACCCGATGGGTGACGATTTTCCCCATTAATAGACTCGCGGGTATGAGAAGTGGTCCATACCCGGCCCCTAATAGAGTAATTACCCGCTGGGTTTCGGGTTTCGGGTTTCGGGGCCCCATTGCCACCCCTACCCAGTCCTACACCCATGCGCGCTCCACGCCACTACGGCCCAGGCCGCCTCTCCccatctccctcctctcctgctAGCCCCAGCTCTGGGCCGTGACGGCGCCGCTAGCCCACATGTACCCGTGTCCCCTCCCCTCTCTGCCCTCGAGCCCATCGGTCAGTTCCTTCCCTCCAGTAGCTTCCCTTCCCTTTTCTTCTCTCAGCGTCGCGCCCGACGGATCCCGATTAATTAGTGCCCGTAATTGGAAGGAGACCACAGCCCGAGCACATACATGGAAGGACCGAGCGGGGAGAGGAAAGAGGGAATCAAATCACGACGCAATTAAGCTCGGGAACTCGGAATCCCCTAGTGCTATTGTCGTCATCCATCGAAACTAAGCCCAACGTGACCCTGCCTCCCCGAGTATAAATAGCCCCCATTTCCCCCTCTAGCCTCACAAGCATACTTGCAGCATTTCCCTCGAAAACCATAGCAACAGCGCCACCCAAGAGCCTCTACGAGTTCCCTCCGCCGTCGAGCTCGCTCGCTGTCGCCAAGCCGCCTTGCTGCTCTCCGGTGCCGACACGTCCCAAAAATGAGCTCCTTGCTATCCGACGATCCTCATCCATCGCTCGTCGTCAAATTCCAAGCCCTGCAACGAGGTTTTCACATGTCTCCGACGACCCTTCGTCGCGCcaggccaccgccgccaccgtctTCTAGCAAGAGCCCTGGTAGGTGCGCCCTACACCGTCCGATCCTATGTTCTTGGTGTTTCAGCCTTGTTTTATTTTGCGATTAGACTTCATCGTCATAGAGGAGGAATTTGCAGGTTTCAAGGACCAAGAGTTCGAGCATCTCGCTGAGCACAGGGTGAAGGCAAGCTGTCATTGATGCATTTTGCTTCTAAgttttctaaatgttttcatttTATAAAGTTGTTGCTTATAGTCATTGATGGGAAAACCAAGTAAGGCTATATCTTAGTTTTCTTGTATCTACCTTATCGCCTCAGTTTTGGTGGGATCAAaggtagatttgcttagccatgcttggGAGTTGGATCACACTTGGTATAGTAATTTTGATAATGGTTATATGCAATGAGATAAAATTAGTGGTAATGTTTTTTATCAACATGGATTAGGAAATTAAGCAAGAGGTTGGGTTGGTTGCCAAGGACATGTGGATAGTAGTCTTGCTTAATTCGACTAAGAGACGATTCATGATGCGATTAGACCAAGCTTTATAGTATGACCATAAGCCTGGTATGGAATGTGCTTAACTGACTAATCAGTCTCTTCCAATATAGTGTAGAACAGGTGGTGGAACGAAGAACAAATAGAATTTCCCTAGAACTATAAGGCATAAGAAGGGGCTTCCATTGTTAAGGATATTTGTATCACACGGCAATGAAATCTTAACAGGTAGACACTTGTTGggaaaaaatttgcaaataccttGCATTAATAATACTGGCCGCACACCTTGAAAGTATATTAGTGTTTGATTGATACGGGCATAATGGATAATCACGTCTTGTAAATAAAGTGTTAAATTTATTAATCAACCATGTGCATAGTCATGAGCGACGAGAAATGACACATGATTAGAACATACTGGTTTTGGATATTTAGTTAGTGGTTCATTCATGGTTGCAGGAATCATGTTTGAGATGATCAATTTCGGTGAGGTGATTTATGTTAAGAAGGTTAATTCTTAAGGTTATTTAAATTCAGAATTTACTTTCCATTTATGTAAAtgttttttattaaattatgtctttatgcaaataaatccatgtAAGCTTTATTATTATAATTGTCTTAATTTCATTACTTTACCACAACTTACGGGTACGAGACTTACttacacttgctataaccacaCAGATCAGTCGGAAAAAACACTAATGATTACTCCGAGAAAGACTGTTTTGAGATGTTGCTCTCTGCCGACTGCATGCAAGAATGAAAGAATAAATGATCTACACTAGCTGcggttttattttttttaccatcaaAAATCATTTTGTAATGGataataacttttaagttatGACAATATACTTTTTTATTATCATCTATAAAGTCTTTGTATATTAAATTTGATACCTAACACAATATATGATACCAGTATTGATCTGTCCTTACACCGGTGGGTCCCGACATGAATGGAGTTGGTACGTGCGTGCAGTGAAAACGCATGGGCACGACTACTGCGTCATCGCGCAGAAAACAGCGAAGCATGTCGAGCAACCGCATCAACATTcggcaaaaatttaaaattagataatatatagacgtatttattaaaatagataatatatattcatatttacTAATTTAACATCTGTATTCGACTCACCGTATATCAAAATTAGATTTTCCATATACCGAAAATAGATTTTTCGTATACGATGTGCTAAATACAGATGCTAAATTAGTAATACGAATagaccatattcgacacacgatgTGTCAAATACAGACTATAGTGTCATATTCAGCACACGATATGCCGAAAATACTTTTTCCTGCCGAAATATGAACGTCATTGTTATTTAccaaatacggatgctaaattagtaaatacgactatatattatctatttcggtaaatacactcatgtatattatctaattttgattttttgccCAAAGCAAACTGCAGTAAAGTCTAATAGATAGATTCCTTAACACTGGAAGAAATCTCATCGTCAGACGAGTACCCGCCAAAACATTTGCTGCCAGCATCGCATGACAGAAAGAAGTATATGTCTATACAAACGCTTTTTACTGAAAAGAATACTAGAAAATTTATGACGTTGGAAGAAAATTCtgtttaaaaatatagaagaaACCGAGAAGCACAGGCAGCGATGAGCTCAAGATTTTAGCAGAACAGCAAATGAGCTGCAGAGTGCAGAGGAGAATGGCACAAGAGCATCCACAGCAAGCAACTACTGCATTGCAGGCATTGGCTCGCATGGCCACATTATCCAACGCAAAACGTTCCAACCAAACACCAGTTTTGACATTCAGAATTACTGATTCAAGTGACACAATAGAACAGTCAGCATCACAGTGCACTGAACTGCAAACCCAATCTGATTCGTACAGCACACGAACACACAAGGAGACACGTCCAGTAATATGATGCAGCGGCATCGACTCCAGTGACCAGATTCTACATGGCGTACCTTTGGGTCCAGGTTCTCGCGGTTTTCTCATACTTGTGCCGATCCGTCTTGTACATGTGAGCGATCTCAGGAACCAGAGGATCGTCAGGGTTTGGGTCAGTCAGCAGCGAACAGATGGACAGCAACACCTATAAGCAAACAGAAAGCAAAAGTCTGTGGGATTTATTCATTCAACCTACTATGAAGGACCTACCAAGAATTGTTTGTAGATGGGATTACCAACCTTGGAAATAGTTAGTGCGGGACTCCATTGGTCCTTCAAGATGTCAAGGCAAATGCTTCCATTGCTGTTGATATTTGGATGGAACACCTTGGTACGAAACGCCACCTGCATATCGCATAGCGCAGGGGTCAGATACTTTGGACTCTATCGACTTTTGAATTTTAAGGATATGGGTATTCGATAAGGCAGATGAGTTTTAAGGCTTCAAAAGTTTCAAGCTTGCACATGAATTGTGATAACCACAAACAATAAGCACTTGTATCGATTGAGGACTGCCTCCTTCAAAATAACTGCATGACCACTTAAGCAATTAAAAAAGGCACACAGACAACTGTAGAAGCATTCTTGGTCCTTCGccaaaatccagaaaaatggAAGCAGTACACTGTAAAGATTTCAGAGGTAGAAAAACAACTCTGAACTATCATTAATGGTGCAGTTGACCTTGTACTTGTGCAAGACGATCACAACTTGATATATAAGAATCTGATTGAGCCTTAGCttataaatatcattttaaatCCCTTGATTTCATATATAGTACTACTGGGAACTAGTTCACAAGAATGGCTTTGAATGCTTTTCAGAAAGtatgtttttaataaaaaaaggtACACAATAAACACAGGCACATCCACTTACATACAAATACAGGGTTTATCAAGGTACTAAACACCGTAGATGTCAAGCGCATATGCCGGAGTCATGTTCCTAGGATGCGAAATGAGCTTATGCATATGCTTGTTTTTACAAAATAAAAGTGGGAAAATAATAACTATAAGAAAAAATGCACAGAAACAAGGATTGATAGATCAATGCTCAAATTCTCAATCAGCTACAGTACCTTTGGTGGTTTGAAAGGGTAATCAGGAGG includes:
- the LOC133917025 gene encoding ubiquitin-conjugating enzyme E2 5A-like, with amino-acid sequence MASKRIQKELKDLQKDPPTSCSAGPVGEDMFHWQATIMGPSDSPYAGGVFLVTIHFPPDYPFKPPKVAFRTKVFHPNINSNGSICLDILKDQWSPALTISKVLLSICSLLTDPNPDDPLVPEIAHMYKTDRHKYEKTARTWTQRYAM